The DNA region GTCATTGACCGGAACAGAAATCCCGGCAAAAAATCCGTCTTTTGTCTGGTTGGACGGTAAAGTCCCAAGCGAAGTGATCTCTATTCTATCCTTATATGCATGAAATTTAGGGGCTGAACCACTTGTCCACAAATTATGCTGAAAGGCATTGATCACTGCTTCCATAAACGCATTTTGATTAAAAAGCCGTACTTCTTTCCGCTCAACTCTCCTGTCTCTTTCATCTGCCTGCGGAACATTTATGGTATCACCATAATCGATAACCTTTTCAAGAGCCAATAGCAAACACATATTACCGAAATCACGAACGGCATACATAGTCGAACTTTTATCATTACCATTGAACAAGGCAAATCTTATAGGTATATGAGGAGTGTCAGACAGAAGTTGTGCCAGCATATTGTATTTTCCGGTAGGTGTCAGGAGTTCAAGATTCTTTTTAAAGGTTTCTTCTCTTAACCTGATACCTTTCATATCATAGTAAAGAAATAACTGCTCAAATGTCAGATCAGTATATCTTGACTCTATATTCAATAAAGTTGGCGGACCATAGTTCAGATAACTGAAAAGAGCTGCTTCACGGTCAGGATGCTTCTTGATATTTTCTTTACTCGATCCAATTCTTATATATCGAACTTCCTTATATTCAGTAGGAACAATTCTTGCAGCCGGAATAATGAGAACAACCACACGTTTTCCTTCTATTTCTTCTTCACAAAATCTGAAATAAATCGCAGGAGTCAGATTTCGGCTCAGATAATGCTGGAAAGGCTCATTGTTTATGTCCTTGTTATAATTAAATTTCGTATCAGTAAACTCATGTGTCACATTATGAATGCCCCAAATCAGGTATCCGAAAGGTTCATGTGCCATAACCGCTGCATTGGATAACGCTGCAATATACTCACCTATATCATCAGGCTTATTCAGATTTTCCTTAAATTCAAACCATTCTGCTTCATCACCGTGAGAAATACATCGATTGACAATATCAGAAACTTCTCTCATTTACTTCAACTCCTTACTCTTTTATTTTCCGAAGGAAAAAGATCAGTTATATCTATATAATACGAATTGTTTTCCCTTAGTTCGCGAAAGCTGTCATATGATGCTCTGATGTTTAATTTCAAGACTTTTTCTCCTTCCTTTGTTTTTTCTCATGCTATAAGTGTTTCCTTCCGCCAAAGGCTTCAGTACAACAAATCTCTGGAGCATGAAAAATGGTATAATTTCTATTCTGAAAAACTCCAACAAGTTGTTGGAGAACCCCTGAAGCAAGTAAAACCCGAAGAATAGATATGCTTTTCTATCATATAAAGCTAAAATGTTATGTTGTTGTTGAATTAAAAGTTGAAGCGTTCACACCGAAATCTGCCGGAAAATTCAATTTTTATGTAAACGCTGTTGGTGAGCTCAGTAAACCATGCTCCCGAACGCTTTGATTTCAGTCTTTTCCTAAAATCTCGGTTGAATCATCCATAATGATATCCCTGAATTCGCGTCCACCTATAACCGTGCTTTCCAGCATATCATGCATATCTGCATATTCGCCAAGCAGATCATAATTATTGTTTTTGGCCGCATCAGACTGTATGTAGATACCATACATCGCTTCTCTGCCATCTGGAAGTATAGTATTTTTCTGCTTATACATCGGACCAGTTTGCATTCGATAAATCGTATCATTATATTTGAAATCGAGTCCAAGCCAGTGACCTTCTGATGGATTCCAAACGCCAGTGTATTCGCTAATAAACTCTTCGGGTGAATTGTACTCGTTGATTCTCATAGAAAATTATACTCCTTACTAATCAAACTATGATTTGATTTTGAAAAATCAGAAATCAGTTTTCATTTCTCATCTTCAAGGAATTTCAGTACAAATTTTCTGTACTCTGTACCAAGCGGAAGTTCAAGATCTGTGTACAGTTCACGTCTTTCGGTGATCACCTTTGTATTTGTACGCGGATCGACGCCTTCTTTCTGTACATTTCTGAAATATATGCCCTGTCCTCTCTTCTGCCATGCCGGAAGATCGTTATAGTTTATTCCGTGCTGGAAAAGAAGTTCGTTCTTGTATGCAAGACTTTTACCACTCAGTTCACGGGTCGCTTCATCCTTGTTCATACCCTCTTTTCTCAGCAGCCAGTAGCAGTGAGCGTTGAGTGAATTGCGGTGTGAGTCTTCCTGCCTCCATGCGAAATAATCCTCTACCCTTTTGAGATTCGGGAGCGGAACTATGCGGCAGTCAAATGTTGCAGCTCTGCCAAGCATAAGTGAAAATGCCGCACTTGCTTCACCGGCAAGTGTAGTGTTTAACTTACGTACCTTTCTTCCAAACGCATTGTCTTCAGGGTGGAAAAGCAGCGATATCTCATCGCTTTCACTGTAGCCGTAAACGATACGGAATCCGGATGACTCCATAAGTGCCTTTACCGTACCTGTCATCATATCGCGGAAGCGCACATCAAAAGGCGCTTCAAACTTACATATTTCCTTGGTAAGACGAGTAAAACTTCTTCCGTCCAGTCTCGCAACAATATACATATCCGGGAGGATGTACTGGTCAAGTGACTCCTCGTATACTCTCATCATTTTATCAAACTCATTAAACCTCATGTTTTTTCCTCCTTCCATTTTTCTGTAACAAAATTACCGTTTTCCGTATATACATAATAAAGCTCGTCAAATCCCTCACTGTAGTCCGGCATTTCCAGTATTGCATGGGTATGTGCGACTGCAGTTCTCGGAACTTTCGCTTTTCCTTCACGCTTTTCATTACGTTCGATGCATTCTGATATAGAAGAGCGGAAGTAATAACCTATGATCTTAAAACCCGCCTTCTTAGCCGGAACAATATATCTTTCCCGGTCAGCTCTTGTCGGATCAGTATTATCGATCACAAAAGATCTGCCCGATGAAATGCACTCCTCCAGCATAAGTTTTTCCCTGTTACGTGTATTGAGCACGTCCAGACTGATGTGAGCATAGTCTTCAAAATATTTATGATAGTAACTGGTCTTACCGCAGGCCTGTATTCCTGTGAAAATTACTGCATCCGGCATAGTGACACCTCCATGATTGTTTATCAAATACGTTGAACTGTGTGGTTATTTTCAAAGTAATATCGCCGCCAAGGATCTCAAACTCAGGCTCCGGAGAATCATGTTTTAAACATGATTTACAAATTTTCTGAAAAAGTTATCTCTAAAAGTTCCTGAGAAATTTCTTTACTTTTTATTCGTATGATATTATCTTCTTCCTTAACTGAAGAAAGCAGATTCACACTTCCATACCAGACTATTTCTTTATCTATAACCGCAAAATGCTCATGCATATATTTTTTCAAAACTACATTTACACCACTTAATTTCAGTATTCCTATCCGTTCTGATGCTGATTCAACTCGCTCTGCAGGATATGATTCTGCATCCAGCGTAACTACTGTAATTCTTACTCCGTTTTCCTGCTTTTCCCGAACAAGATTAAGAAAATTTGTAAGAGTGGTTTTATTCAAACCAGGACTTGAAATAATGATTTCATAATTTGATTCAGTTAAATCTCTCTTATAAACATTTAAGTACGATGACATATCATAAACTGAATTGGTTTCCTGCTTTTCTGTTATTATGCTGCTGCATATTTCATAGCCTATTTTTTTATATGTACGCAATCTTTTATGATACATCTTTTCAAGCACTCTTATATTTACATCAACGTAATCATAAATAATAACATTTTTCTTTGATTCATAGTCTCTGTGCAGTCTTCCGGCATACTGTTCAACATTTCCTTCCCAGGCTACCGGCATCGTAAGCATCATGGTATCAAGTCTCGGATAATTAAATCCTTCTCCTATGTACTTATCTATTGCTACAAGTATTACTGTTTCGTTTTCAGGAACAGAACGCAATTCTTCACGTATTCTGTCTTTTTCCTTTCTGCGACCTCCGCCTTGAAGCAGAAATATATGATCTGATTTATCTTCAAGCATACTGTAAAGTAATTCAGCATGTTCTTTATATTTGCTGAGAACCAAAGGAGTTCTTCCTTTCAAAATACATTTTTCAACATCATTTATTATTTGCCTGTTTCTGATTTCACTTGAAACAACAGCTTTATATGCCTCATTTATCTTTAAATCGCTACTGCTAACCAGTCGTGTAAATCTTGGATATATAAAATGACTTATTCCCTGCTTCGCAGCCCTTTCTTTGGCAGTGTATCTGTAACGAACAGGTCCAAACTGCATATAGACTTTTTTCTCCTGACCATCATCTCGCTTTGGCGTCGCAGTTAATCCATATACCCAGTGAGCACGAACTGCTCCTATAACATCTGTAACAGTCTGTGCTGCACCATGGTGGCATTCATCCATAATAACCATTCCATAATTCTGAATCCAAGAAATAAATTCTTCCTTCTGACCTATTGAAGAAAACATCGCAACATCAACTATACCTGTCAGAGAATTATGTCCAGCATATAGTTTTCCGATAACACTTTTTCGTTTTCTAATACGCCCGGTTTTAGTTTTATATTCCGGTAGTTCTTCATTTATCTGAAGAAACTTTTCCAGGTCTTCCGTCCAATTCTTTAGTATTTCAGTATTATGTACAAGAATTAGAGTATTAACTTTTCTTACTGAAATCATATTGGCGCCAACTACTGTTTTTTCCAAAA from Ruminococcus sp. HUN007 includes:
- a CDS encoding tRNA(His) guanylyltransferase Thg1 family protein, which translates into the protein MRFNEFDKMMRVYEESLDQYILPDMYIVARLDGRSFTRLTKEICKFEAPFDVRFRDMMTGTVKALMESSGFRIVYGYSESDEISLLFHPEDNAFGRKVRKLNTTLAGEASAAFSLMLGRAATFDCRIVPLPNLKRVEDYFAWRQEDSHRNSLNAHCYWLLRKEGMNKDEATRELSGKSLAYKNELLFQHGINYNDLPAWQKRGQGIYFRNVQKEGVDPRTNTKVITERRELYTDLELPLGTEYRKFVLKFLEDEK
- a CDS encoding RNA-binding domain-containing protein; protein product: MREVSDIVNRCISHGDEAEWFEFKENLNKPDDIGEYIAALSNAAVMAHEPFGYLIWGIHNVTHEFTDTKFNYNKDINNEPFQHYLSRNLTPAIYFRFCEEEIEGKRVVVLIIPAARIVPTEYKEVRYIRIGSSKENIKKHPDREAALFSYLNYGPPTLLNIESRYTDLTFEQLFLYYDMKGIRLREETFKKNLELLTPTGKYNMLAQLLSDTPHIPIRFALFNGNDKSSTMYAVRDFGNMCLLLALEKVIDYGDTINVPQADERDRRVERKEVRLFNQNAFMEAVINAFQHNLWTSGSAPKFHAYKDRIEITSLGTLPSNQTKDGFFAGISVPVNDKLSEIFLQLHISEMSGRGVPRIVDIYGKEAFEFRDNAIVVTIPFDRLDLGSNTQDATQDATQDATQDTTIETSNENSGSNIRNQIEKQILDYCKTARSTREIADYLGVKERKTASKYIRSLLEKGQLSMTLPEKPNSKYQKYISIK
- a CDS encoding DEAD/DEAH box helicase family protein codes for the protein MEKTVVGANMISVRKVNTLILVHNTEILKNWTEDLEKFLQINEELPEYKTKTGRIRKRKSVIGKLYAGHNSLTGIVDVAMFSSIGQKEEFISWIQNYGMVIMDECHHGAAQTVTDVIGAVRAHWVYGLTATPKRDDGQEKKVYMQFGPVRYRYTAKERAAKQGISHFIYPRFTRLVSSSDLKINEAYKAVVSSEIRNRQIINDVEKCILKGRTPLVLSKYKEHAELLYSMLEDKSDHIFLLQGGGRRKEKDRIREELRSVPENETVILVAIDKYIGEGFNYPRLDTMMLTMPVAWEGNVEQYAGRLHRDYESKKNVIIYDYVDVNIRVLEKMYHKRLRTYKKIGYEICSSIITEKQETNSVYDMSSYLNVYKRDLTESNYEIIISSPGLNKTTLTNFLNLVREKQENGVRITVVTLDAESYPAERVESASERIGILKLSGVNVVLKKYMHEHFAVIDKEIVWYGSVNLLSSVKEEDNIIRIKSKEISQELLEITFSENL
- a CDS encoding ATP-binding protein → MPDAVIFTGIQACGKTSYYHKYFEDYAHISLDVLNTRNREKLMLEECISSGRSFVIDNTDPTRADRERYIVPAKKAGFKIIGYYFRSSISECIERNEKREGKAKVPRTAVAHTHAILEMPDYSEGFDELYYVYTENGNFVTEKWKEEKT